A genomic stretch from Polyangium spumosum includes:
- a CDS encoding electron transfer flavoprotein subunit beta/FixA family protein — translation MKILVPLKRVADPDNANKVKIPASGEKIDTAGLEWKPNPFDEYALEAALRLTENGTQPKVRAGEVVVVTFGPKETETTLRASLATGADRAIRVDTTDDKLDGDLVARALKALVEKEKPDVVLMGKQAVDGDSNQVGQILAELLDWPMATFAATIREEAGALLVGREVDGGVSTLRVKLPAVVTVDLRIVAPTSVYSMKTPQTHKYNDGVRFAALPAIMAAKKKPLAEVKLADLAADQALKVQYHGFAAPPARKAGIKVKDVSDLVGKLKNEAKVL, via the coding sequence GTGAAGATCCTCGTCCCTCTCAAGCGCGTCGCCGACCCGGACAACGCCAACAAGGTGAAGATCCCCGCATCGGGAGAGAAGATCGACACCGCCGGGCTCGAGTGGAAGCCGAACCCGTTCGACGAGTACGCCCTCGAGGCCGCGCTGCGGCTCACGGAGAACGGCACGCAGCCGAAGGTCCGTGCCGGTGAGGTCGTGGTCGTGACGTTCGGCCCGAAGGAGACGGAGACGACGCTGCGCGCCTCGCTGGCGACGGGCGCCGATCGAGCGATCCGCGTGGACACGACCGACGACAAACTCGACGGTGACCTCGTGGCGCGCGCGCTGAAAGCGCTCGTCGAGAAGGAGAAGCCGGACGTCGTCTTGATGGGCAAGCAGGCGGTCGACGGCGACTCGAACCAGGTGGGGCAGATCCTCGCGGAGCTGCTCGACTGGCCGATGGCGACGTTCGCCGCGACGATCCGCGAGGAGGCGGGCGCGCTGCTCGTGGGCCGCGAGGTCGACGGCGGCGTCTCGACGCTGCGCGTGAAGCTGCCGGCCGTGGTGACGGTCGACCTCCGTATCGTGGCGCCGACGAGCGTGTACTCGATGAAGACGCCGCAGACCCACAAGTACAACGACGGCGTGCGCTTCGCGGCCCTGCCGGCGATCATGGCGGCGAAGAAGAAGCCGCTCGCCGAGGTGAAGCTCGCCGACCTCGCGGCCGATCAGGCGCTCAAGGTCCAGTACCACGGCTTCGCGGCGCCTCCGGCGCGCAAGGCGGGCATCAAGGTCAAGGACGTGAGCGATCTCGTCGGCAAGCTCAAGAACGAAGCGAAGGTCCTCTGA
- a CDS encoding patatin-like phospholipase family protein — protein sequence MSDASGSPHDPPKTALCLPGGGLTGALYQIGALAALADGVRGMDGQSFSLYLGQSSGASVAAALAGGIPVDRLYRALLDPVDNFFPLERGHVFRMDIDEWRRALSTSWVAIRHALARLSSHRDTAVPNAPSHLYLWEQIDRLSDSLPAGFFTLDRYERFLAEFFLRRGIPNAFRAMPRPLRIPTYDVDCGDRVLFGADGHEDIPVSLACAASLALPPFFSPIRIGDRHYIDGGLGDVAHLDVAAEAGVEFAVVVNPMVPVSVAHHGVPTGHGVRQSVRDKGLFWVMNQAMRIGTHARLAQNVEQIQQKTGMHVLVLEPEPSDVLLFLHNPSNLAARRAILEYAYRTTRERIAEWMDKRRGVMARLGWEAA from the coding sequence GTGAGCGACGCGTCAGGCTCTCCCCACGACCCTCCGAAGACCGCCCTCTGCTTGCCGGGCGGAGGCCTCACCGGCGCGCTCTACCAGATCGGCGCGCTCGCCGCGCTCGCCGACGGCGTGCGAGGCATGGACGGTCAGAGTTTTTCCCTCTACCTCGGACAATCGAGCGGCGCGAGCGTCGCCGCCGCGCTCGCCGGCGGTATCCCCGTCGATCGCCTCTACCGCGCGCTGCTCGATCCGGTCGACAACTTCTTCCCGCTCGAGCGTGGCCACGTCTTCCGCATGGACATCGACGAGTGGCGCCGCGCGCTCTCCACCTCGTGGGTCGCGATTCGCCACGCCCTCGCGCGCCTCTCGTCGCACCGCGACACGGCCGTGCCGAACGCGCCGAGCCACCTCTACCTCTGGGAGCAGATCGATCGCCTCTCGGACTCGCTGCCCGCGGGCTTCTTCACGCTCGACCGGTACGAGCGTTTCCTCGCCGAGTTTTTCCTCCGCCGCGGCATCCCCAACGCCTTCCGCGCGATGCCGCGCCCCTTGCGCATCCCCACGTACGACGTCGACTGCGGCGACCGTGTCCTCTTCGGCGCCGACGGGCACGAGGACATCCCGGTCTCGCTCGCCTGCGCCGCGTCGCTCGCGCTCCCGCCCTTCTTTTCGCCCATCCGCATCGGGGATCGGCACTACATCGACGGCGGGCTCGGCGACGTCGCGCATCTCGACGTCGCGGCCGAGGCGGGCGTCGAGTTCGCGGTCGTCGTCAACCCCATGGTGCCCGTCTCCGTCGCGCACCATGGGGTCCCCACGGGGCACGGCGTGCGGCAGAGCGTGCGCGACAAGGGCCTGTTCTGGGTGATGAACCAGGCCATGCGTATCGGCACGCACGCGCGGCTCGCCCAGAACGTCGAGCAGATCCAGCAGAAGACCGGCATGCACGTCCTCGTGCTCGAGCCCGAGCCGAGCGACGTCCTGCTCTTCCTGCACAACCCTTCGAACCTCGCCGCGCGCCGCGCCATCCTCGAGTACGCCTACCGCACGACGCGCGAGCGCATCGCCGAGTGGATGGACAAGCGCCGCGGCGTGATGGCGCGCCTCGGCTGGGAGGCGGCCTAG
- a CDS encoding electron transfer flavoprotein subunit alpha/FixB family protein, translating into MADVLVVAEVAEGKLKKTTHSAITFAQKAAPALGGTFSILVIGDGAGKAAAEAQGFGAAKILVVEDASLKSYVAERYAPTVAAVGKGFGVVVGTASAYGKDLLPRVAARLGAGYASDITEVTPENGNLRYKRPMFAGNAFGICSITTPIQVVSVRQSAFAAAEPSGGQSAVETVAYAGPSKAAERVEFVSFDQVKSARPELTEARVVVSGGRALKEKFNQVLDPLADVLGAAVGASRAACDAGYAPSDLQVGQTGKIVAPQLYFAIGISGAIQHLAGMKGSKVIVAINKDADAPIFQVADYGLVADLFATVPELVKGIQAAKG; encoded by the coding sequence ATGGCTGACGTTCTCGTTGTGGCGGAGGTTGCCGAGGGCAAGCTCAAGAAGACCACACACTCGGCGATCACGTTCGCGCAGAAGGCTGCGCCGGCGCTCGGTGGCACGTTCTCGATCCTGGTGATCGGCGACGGCGCCGGGAAGGCGGCGGCCGAGGCGCAGGGCTTCGGGGCGGCGAAGATCCTCGTGGTGGAGGATGCGTCGCTGAAGAGCTACGTCGCCGAGCGTTACGCGCCGACGGTGGCGGCCGTGGGCAAGGGCTTCGGCGTCGTGGTCGGCACGGCGAGCGCCTACGGCAAGGACCTGCTCCCGCGCGTCGCGGCGCGCCTCGGCGCGGGTTACGCGAGCGACATCACGGAGGTCACGCCGGAGAACGGCAACCTCCGGTACAAGCGGCCAATGTTCGCGGGCAACGCGTTCGGCATCTGCTCGATCACGACGCCGATCCAGGTGGTGAGCGTGCGTCAGAGCGCGTTCGCCGCGGCGGAGCCGTCGGGCGGGCAGTCGGCGGTGGAGACGGTGGCGTACGCGGGCCCGAGCAAGGCGGCCGAGCGTGTCGAGTTCGTCTCGTTCGACCAGGTGAAGAGCGCGCGCCCGGAGCTGACGGAGGCGCGCGTGGTCGTGTCGGGTGGCCGCGCGCTGAAGGAGAAGTTCAACCAGGTGCTCGACCCGCTCGCCGACGTGCTCGGCGCGGCCGTGGGCGCGAGCCGCGCGGCCTGCGACGCGGGCTACGCGCCGAGTGATCTGCAGGTCGGCCAGACGGGCAAGATCGTGGCGCCGCAGCTCTACTTCGCGATCGGCATCTCGGGCGCGATCCAGCACCTCGCGGGCATGAAGGGCTCGAAGGTGATCGTGGCGATCAACAAGGACGCCGACGCGCCGATCTTCCAGGTCGCCGACTACGGCCTCGTCGCGGACCTGTTCGCGACGGTGCCGGAGCTCGTGAAGGGGATCCAGGCGGCGAAGGGCTGA
- a CDS encoding type VI secretion system Vgr family protein, translating to MGGNLEVTVSSGDVFDVREFTIHERMSSIFDVTLHAVCENPDVDFDAVVGQPARFVLHTGPNVRFWSGICNDLSQVRVEERGVSTYRLNIVPTLWLLTQRRNHRMFQQLSEPDIVLQILSEWGIEPELKIDKGAYKKRKYRVQYAESDHAFISRMLEDAGISYYFTQSGDETKLVLSDAPHANAPRPVISFRDTPTVADREHVTNVRVGQRVRPGRYVLRDHDYRRPPSYNLAASAAKPRVNIEDRLERFHYTPGAFLFGVDRGEDTPNADDKGKARTDESEAATLAAKRLDAKRSSGNVVSFETNVHDLAPGVVASFMDHPRSDLAPGKKLLIVESLLAGTPNGEWHHACESRRAESPYRPALVTPKPKATGVESATVVGPPGEEIHCDEFGRVRVHFHWDRESRMDDNSSCWIHVSHPWGGAGFGGMNIPRVGQEVIVDFLGGDPDRPVIIGRVYTNLQKVPYKLPDNKTQSGWKSNSTTNTGGYNELMFEDAAGKELLRMQAERDMSTLVKNDQTTTVRHNRSTVVLNDDLEVVVGFHTQNVGKDRTVAVLQNQMHAIKKNVVQHSLEGFAYHKSKQFTLIESDEQIILKVGDKSFIRILPEGIVIQGPKVLINPNEGE from the coding sequence ATGGGCGGCAACCTCGAGGTCACGGTCAGCTCGGGCGACGTCTTCGACGTCCGGGAATTCACCATTCACGAGCGGATGTCCTCGATCTTCGACGTCACGCTCCACGCCGTGTGTGAAAACCCCGACGTCGATTTCGACGCCGTCGTGGGACAACCGGCGCGCTTCGTCCTCCATACCGGCCCGAACGTCCGGTTCTGGTCGGGCATCTGCAACGACCTCTCGCAGGTCCGCGTCGAGGAGCGGGGCGTCTCGACGTACCGCCTGAACATCGTGCCCACGTTGTGGCTCCTCACGCAGCGGCGCAACCACCGCATGTTCCAGCAGCTCTCGGAGCCCGACATCGTGCTCCAGATCCTCTCGGAGTGGGGCATCGAGCCCGAGCTCAAGATCGACAAGGGGGCGTACAAGAAGCGCAAGTACCGCGTCCAGTACGCCGAGTCGGATCATGCCTTCATCAGCCGCATGCTCGAGGACGCGGGCATCTCGTATTATTTCACGCAGAGCGGCGACGAGACCAAGCTCGTCCTCTCCGACGCGCCCCACGCGAACGCGCCGCGCCCGGTGATCTCGTTCCGGGACACCCCCACCGTCGCCGACCGCGAGCACGTGACGAACGTCCGCGTCGGGCAGCGGGTTCGCCCCGGCCGCTACGTGCTGCGTGATCACGACTATCGCCGCCCGCCTTCGTACAACCTCGCGGCGAGCGCCGCGAAGCCGCGGGTGAACATCGAGGATCGCCTCGAGCGCTTCCACTACACGCCGGGCGCGTTCCTGTTCGGCGTCGATCGCGGCGAGGACACGCCGAACGCGGACGACAAGGGCAAGGCGCGCACGGACGAGAGCGAGGCGGCCACGCTCGCCGCCAAGCGCCTCGACGCCAAGCGGAGCAGCGGCAACGTCGTCTCCTTCGAGACGAACGTCCACGACCTCGCGCCCGGCGTCGTCGCGAGCTTCATGGACCACCCGCGCAGCGACCTCGCCCCGGGCAAGAAGCTTCTCATCGTCGAGTCCCTGCTCGCGGGCACGCCCAACGGCGAGTGGCACCACGCCTGCGAGTCCCGGCGCGCCGAATCGCCCTACCGGCCGGCCCTCGTGACGCCGAAGCCCAAGGCGACGGGCGTCGAGAGCGCCACGGTCGTCGGCCCGCCTGGCGAGGAGATTCATTGCGACGAGTTCGGCCGCGTGCGGGTTCATTTCCACTGGGACCGCGAGAGCCGGATGGACGACAACAGCTCCTGCTGGATCCACGTGAGCCACCCCTGGGGCGGCGCGGGGTTCGGCGGGATGAACATCCCGCGCGTCGGGCAGGAGGTGATCGTCGATTTCCTCGGCGGCGATCCCGACAGGCCCGTGATCATCGGGCGCGTCTACACGAACCTCCAGAAGGTCCCCTACAAGCTGCCGGACAACAAGACGCAGAGCGGCTGGAAGAGCAACTCGACCACGAACACCGGCGGATACAACGAGCTCATGTTCGAGGACGCGGCGGGCAAGGAGCTCCTGCGCATGCAGGCCGAGCGCGACATGAGCACGCTCGTCAAGAACGACCAGACCACCACCGTGCGTCACAACCGCTCGACGGTCGTTCTCAATGACGACCTCGAGGTCGTCGTCGGGTTCCACACGCAAAACGTGGGGAAGGACCGGACCGTGGCCGTGCTCCAGAACCAGATGCACGCCATCAAGAAGAACGTCGTCCAGCACTCGCTCGAGGGCTTCGCCTATCACAAATCGAAGCAGTTCACGCTCATCGAGAGCGACGAGCAGATCATCCTCAAGGTCGGGGACAAGTCCTTCATTCGGATCCTTCCCGAGGGCATCGTGATCCAGGGACCGAAGGTGCTCATCAATCCGAACGAAGGCGAATAG
- a CDS encoding STAS/SEC14 domain-containing protein — protein MQHDTPHIVAIGPAHRLTFEPPDLVVLSWNGEVEPEHMRAFYDVLADVSGGRQLLVLLDMTRTIEPGSKTRKMAVEDPRTQLMGALALVNASFRMRVIVTMMDKAVSIFRGQTRRTTCFDDERAAREWLATQRPHLSRIDLASAS, from the coding sequence TTGCAACACGATACGCCTCACATCGTCGCCATCGGCCCCGCCCATCGCTTGACGTTCGAGCCGCCCGACCTCGTGGTGCTGTCGTGGAACGGCGAGGTCGAGCCGGAGCACATGCGCGCCTTCTACGACGTGCTCGCGGACGTCTCGGGCGGGCGGCAGCTCCTCGTGTTGCTCGACATGACGCGCACGATCGAGCCGGGCTCGAAGACGCGCAAGATGGCCGTGGAGGACCCGCGCACCCAGCTCATGGGCGCGCTGGCGCTCGTGAACGCGAGCTTCCGGATGCGGGTGATCGTGACCATGATGGACAAGGCCGTGAGTATCTTCCGGGGACAGACCCGGCGCACGACCTGCTTCGACGACGAGCGCGCCGCGCGCGAGTGGCTGGCCACGCAGAGGCCACACCTCTCGCGCATCGACCTCGCGTCGGCGTCCTAG
- a CDS encoding DNA-directed RNA polymerase has translation MLARPALFVSLAAVALSALTGCSSLIPFTHEIRVEHGLTDDEVKNLQFYSSHGITLRREIESGGRKITPGHKLLLISGKQIEEVVIPAKTPGVAVKVGPRALAVSFEPGTSLVFQVKGSRVSMDHSGFLRPLALDPSPASPLERRVTNLLGQQFAQPPNPFPGNDGSPDLGATTVAGDDASGNYWLDTDSAGRIAFDGKLWNSEEDSMQAHLLIDSDLLEEVDKKRNVLHGVKLEPK, from the coding sequence ATGCTTGCCCGTCCTGCCCTCTTCGTGTCCCTCGCCGCCGTCGCCCTCTCGGCCCTCACGGGGTGCTCGAGCCTCATCCCGTTCACCCACGAGATCCGCGTCGAGCACGGGCTCACCGACGACGAGGTCAAGAACCTGCAGTTTTATTCGTCGCACGGCATCACGCTGCGCCGCGAGATCGAGTCGGGCGGACGCAAGATCACGCCGGGCCACAAGCTGCTGCTCATCTCGGGCAAGCAGATCGAGGAGGTCGTGATCCCGGCGAAGACCCCGGGCGTCGCCGTGAAGGTCGGCCCGCGCGCGCTCGCCGTGAGCTTCGAGCCGGGCACCTCGCTCGTGTTCCAGGTGAAGGGATCACGCGTGTCGATGGATCATTCCGGGTTCCTGCGCCCGCTCGCGCTCGATCCTTCGCCCGCGTCGCCGCTCGAGCGCCGCGTGACGAACCTGCTCGGCCAGCAGTTCGCGCAGCCGCCGAACCCGTTCCCGGGCAACGACGGCAGCCCCGACCTCGGCGCGACGACCGTGGCGGGCGACGACGCGAGCGGCAACTACTGGCTCGACACGGACAGCGCGGGCCGCATCGCGTTCGACGGCAAGCTCTGGAACAGCGAAGAGGACAGCATGCAGGCGCACCTGCTCATCGACTCCGATCTGCTCGAGGAGGTCGACAAGAAGCGCAACGTCCTGCACGGCGTGAAGCTCGAGCCGAAGTGA
- a CDS encoding 5'-methylthioadenosine/S-adenosylhomocysteine nucleosidase, with protein MSDAEKAQETWVLVAGTGSRDAPLPRTEELAAQAIGRALAHAGAGLVTCGWNGVDKATTMAFAGELQALGLPLSTRLKQIVPRPDEPAFFGGDVVYVEKGVPEWVESVRRAQAVILIGGVSGTYKTYQTARNEQVPVFPLPSTGGDAKKAFDEMMADFEGVGLHRRVTRAQIASLDTPIGSREAADDAAERLLDLVTEELSGRRPVTQADRPKAPRPRKSEAKVKPERIDFLLVTALPEERDALLRRLPGFERVVPRKDDVHVYFRAQLPVSDGAGSYRVVVLPLLGMGRVNAATATADAIKRWRPRHVVLVGIAGGVAAHRVSLGDLLISEQVVDYELQKLTEQGIEVRWSVHKASRRLYAAALNVLGNGWTQGVVVPRPGEGAPRIHLGPIASGDKVVAVERVLTEYRNVWPSMIGVEMEAAGVASACFAAARQPEFFMVRGVSDLADAQKNTPRVEGYRAYACDVAAAYTVELLRSHPIPFTKSR; from the coding sequence ATGAGCGACGCCGAGAAGGCGCAGGAGACGTGGGTGCTGGTCGCTGGAACGGGCTCACGCGACGCGCCCTTGCCCAGGACGGAGGAGCTCGCCGCGCAGGCGATCGGGCGGGCGCTGGCGCACGCGGGCGCGGGGCTCGTGACCTGCGGCTGGAACGGCGTGGACAAGGCCACGACGATGGCCTTCGCCGGCGAGCTCCAGGCCCTCGGCCTGCCGCTCTCGACGCGCCTCAAGCAAATCGTCCCGCGCCCCGACGAGCCCGCCTTTTTCGGCGGAGACGTGGTGTACGTGGAGAAAGGCGTGCCGGAATGGGTCGAGAGCGTGCGGCGCGCGCAGGCCGTGATCCTCATCGGCGGCGTCAGCGGTACGTACAAGACATACCAAACCGCGCGGAATGAGCAGGTGCCGGTGTTTCCGCTCCCGTCCACGGGCGGCGACGCGAAGAAGGCATTCGACGAGATGATGGCGGATTTCGAGGGCGTGGGGCTCCACCGGCGCGTGACGCGCGCGCAGATCGCCTCGCTCGATACGCCGATCGGGTCACGCGAGGCGGCCGACGACGCCGCCGAGCGGCTCCTCGACCTCGTGACGGAGGAGCTCTCGGGCCGGCGGCCCGTCACCCAGGCAGATCGGCCGAAGGCGCCGCGTCCGCGCAAGAGCGAGGCGAAGGTGAAGCCCGAGCGGATCGATTTTTTGCTCGTCACGGCGCTGCCCGAGGAGCGCGACGCGTTGCTGCGCCGCCTGCCCGGCTTCGAGCGGGTCGTGCCCCGCAAGGACGACGTGCACGTCTATTTTCGCGCGCAATTGCCCGTCTCGGACGGCGCAGGCAGTTATCGCGTCGTGGTGCTGCCGCTGCTCGGAATGGGCCGCGTGAATGCGGCGACGGCGACGGCGGACGCGATCAAGCGCTGGCGGCCGCGGCACGTAGTGCTCGTGGGGATCGCGGGGGGCGTCGCGGCCCACCGCGTCTCGCTCGGGGATCTGCTCATCTCGGAGCAGGTCGTCGATTACGAGCTGCAGAAGCTCACGGAGCAGGGGATCGAGGTGCGCTGGTCGGTGCACAAGGCGTCGCGGAGGCTTTATGCGGCGGCGCTGAACGTGCTCGGCAACGGGTGGACGCAGGGGGTCGTGGTCCCGCGGCCCGGCGAGGGCGCGCCGCGGATCCACCTCGGGCCGATCGCCTCGGGCGACAAGGTCGTCGCGGTCGAGCGGGTGCTCACGGAGTATCGGAACGTGTGGCCGTCGATGATCGGCGTGGAGATGGAGGCCGCGGGCGTGGCGAGCGCGTGCTTCGCGGCCGCGCGTCAGCCCGAGTTTTTCATGGTGCGAGGCGTGTCGGACCTCGCCGACGCGCAGAAAAACACGCCACGCGTGGAGGGGTATCGAGCGTATGCCTGCGACGTGGCCGCGGCGTACACGGTGGAGCTGCTCCGCAGCCACCCGATCCCGTTCACGAAGAGCCGCTGA
- a CDS encoding CPBP family intramembrane glutamic endopeptidase, whose amino-acid sequence MGPDDDERSSQPLVPRPEGGERSMSYFVAAGFAVGTTFVYIFFLSLIGSIRSEGRPDLVTSFGCQLVATLLALFLILQLHAPDRSIRDYLAVRPTHLGFFPLAALLGMAVQVPANALYDLLVRRWPTAQPREESLHELLAGGVPKRILFFVILVLAGPLIEEVFFRGALFRPLRRRHDALGTVLVTSVLFAMAHLEWQLILPIGLVGLSLGLLRSASGSLLPSFVMHGLFNGITLASVYTRSPAEIADAQPIPLLVTIGGSAVTIVLLGLVYLLGKRSEVARLARGKDAA is encoded by the coding sequence ATGGGCCCGGACGACGACGAGCGATCGAGCCAGCCGCTCGTGCCGCGCCCCGAGGGCGGCGAGCGGAGCATGAGTTACTTCGTCGCCGCGGGCTTCGCGGTCGGCACGACGTTCGTCTACATCTTCTTCCTCTCGCTCATCGGATCGATCCGCAGCGAGGGCCGCCCCGACCTCGTCACGAGCTTCGGCTGCCAGCTCGTCGCCACGTTGCTCGCGCTCTTCCTGATCCTGCAGCTCCACGCGCCGGACAGATCGATCCGCGACTACCTCGCCGTGCGCCCGACGCACCTCGGCTTCTTCCCGCTCGCGGCGCTGCTCGGCATGGCCGTGCAGGTCCCGGCGAACGCGCTCTACGACCTGCTCGTCAGGCGCTGGCCCACGGCGCAGCCGCGCGAGGAGTCGCTCCACGAGCTGCTCGCGGGCGGCGTGCCCAAGCGGATCCTCTTCTTCGTCATCCTCGTGCTCGCCGGTCCGCTCATCGAAGAGGTCTTCTTCCGCGGCGCGCTCTTCCGTCCTCTGCGTCGTCGTCACGACGCGCTCGGCACCGTCCTCGTGACGAGCGTCCTCTTCGCGATGGCGCACCTCGAGTGGCAGCTCATCCTGCCCATCGGCCTCGTCGGCCTCTCGCTCGGCTTGCTCCGCAGCGCGAGCGGATCGCTCCTGCCGAGCTTCGTCATGCACGGCCTCTTCAACGGCATCACGCTCGCGTCCGTCTACACGCGATCCCCGGCGGAGATCGCGGACGCTCAGCCGATCCCGCTCCTCGTGACGATCGGCGGATCCGCCGTCACCATCGTCTTGCTGGGCCTCGTCTACCTCCTCGGGAAACGATCCGAGGTGGCGCGGCTGGCCCGAGGAAAGGACGCAGCGTGA
- the nadB gene encoding L-aspartate oxidase — MAVTTDFLVIGSGIAGLTFALDVADQGEVVVVTKRSSEESNTRWAQGGIAAVISPEDTFAAHIEDTLVAGAGLCHDVVVDICVREGPDRILELMERGARFDRDKDGSIALAREGGHSARRVLHVADATGLEVERALLERCRAHPNIRIREHHMAIDLIVMSRFGGPDVCVGAYVLNTATRKDGEDDAKSHLVETYLARATVLASGGAGKVYLYTSNPDVATGDGIAMAYRAGAEIANMEFYQFHPTCLYHPQAKSFLITEALRGEGAILRLPDGAPFMANHDPRKELAPRDIVARAIDFEMKRTGSEFVLLDITHKPASFVVDHFPTIYAECLRFGIDITSQPIPVVPAAHYLCGGISTDLHGRTTIPGLWAVGECACTGLHGANRLASNSLLEGLVFGHRAAVKLTSNIGELRKSPPPEVPEWQIGDAVPSDEEVVVTHNWDELRRTMWNYVGIVRSNARLRRAARRIALLQDEIREYYWRHLVTRDLLELRNIATVAELIVGCASARHESRGLHHTIDYPQTSDRYAVDTVVKRGVPPHLRGR, encoded by the coding sequence GTGGCCGTCACGACCGATTTTCTCGTCATCGGCAGCGGGATCGCTGGCCTGACCTTCGCCCTCGACGTCGCCGACCAAGGCGAGGTCGTGGTCGTCACCAAGCGCAGCAGCGAGGAGTCGAACACCCGCTGGGCGCAGGGCGGCATCGCCGCCGTCATCTCGCCCGAGGACACCTTCGCGGCGCACATCGAGGACACGCTCGTCGCCGGCGCCGGCCTCTGTCACGACGTCGTCGTCGACATCTGCGTGCGCGAAGGTCCCGATCGGATCCTCGAGCTCATGGAGCGCGGGGCCCGCTTCGACCGCGACAAGGACGGCTCGATCGCCCTCGCCCGCGAGGGCGGGCACAGCGCGCGGCGCGTCTTGCACGTCGCCGACGCGACCGGCCTCGAGGTCGAGCGCGCGCTGCTCGAGCGCTGCCGCGCGCACCCGAACATCCGCATCCGCGAGCACCACATGGCGATCGATCTCATCGTCATGTCGCGCTTCGGCGGCCCCGACGTCTGCGTCGGCGCCTACGTGCTCAACACGGCCACGCGCAAGGACGGCGAGGACGACGCGAAGAGCCACCTCGTCGAGACGTACCTCGCGCGCGCCACGGTCCTCGCCTCGGGCGGCGCGGGCAAGGTCTACCTCTACACGTCGAACCCCGACGTCGCGACGGGCGACGGCATCGCGATGGCGTACCGCGCGGGCGCCGAGATCGCGAACATGGAGTTCTACCAGTTCCACCCGACCTGCCTCTACCACCCGCAGGCGAAGAGCTTCCTCATCACGGAGGCGCTGCGCGGCGAGGGCGCGATCCTGCGCCTGCCCGACGGCGCGCCGTTCATGGCGAACCACGATCCGCGCAAGGAGCTCGCGCCGCGCGACATCGTGGCGCGCGCCATCGACTTCGAGATGAAGCGCACGGGCAGCGAGTTCGTCCTGCTCGACATCACGCACAAGCCCGCGAGCTTCGTGGTCGACCACTTCCCCACGATCTACGCCGAGTGCCTGCGCTTCGGGATCGACATCACGAGCCAGCCGATCCCCGTCGTCCCCGCGGCGCACTACCTCTGCGGCGGCATCAGCACGGACCTGCACGGACGCACCACGATCCCCGGCCTCTGGGCCGTCGGCGAGTGCGCGTGCACGGGGCTGCACGGCGCCAACCGCCTCGCCTCGAACTCGCTGCTCGAGGGCCTCGTCTTCGGCCACCGCGCCGCCGTGAAGCTCACGTCGAACATCGGCGAGCTGCGCAAGAGCCCGCCGCCCGAGGTCCCCGAGTGGCAGATCGGCGACGCCGTCCCGAGCGACGAGGAGGTCGTCGTGACGCACAACTGGGACGAGCTCCGCCGCACGATGTGGAACTACGTCGGCATCGTCCGCTCGAACGCGCGCCTGCGCCGCGCCGCGCGGCGTATCGCCCTCTTGCAGGACGAGATCCGCGAGTATTACTGGAGGCACCTCGTGACGCGTGATCTTTTGGAGCTGCGCAACATCGCCACCGTCGCGGAGCTCATCGTGGGCTGCGCGTCCGCGCGCCACGAGAGCCGCGGCCTGCACCACACGATCGACTACCCGCAGACGAGTGATCGTTACGCCGTGGACACGGTCGTCAAGCGGGGCGTCCCGCCTCATCTTCGGGGGCGCTGA